CTACTATTAGGCCGCCGCCGGCCACCAGGATTGCATGATGAAAAAAGTTGGAGGATTTAATAGAACAAGATAATTAAGCAAATTGCATATAAGATTGTAATAAGTTTGCATTTACAagattgattttcattttctttttggttaatatcacaaaaaaaaatcccgactattatatttataataaattttcttcGAACGCTGGTTGATCGCGATGAcatggaagaataagaaaagaaaaaaaagaagaaatcttaaaaaattaaaagaaatagaaattttgtgaatCGTACTAAACatattcctattctttttccatttcaagaatataaattttatgtagttaccaaatacatttctttACTTAAACATTTTTCGTGTTTCTGCTAACtgggtgaatttttttttgtttttgtgattggaatgggttactttttttttttttttttttttttgagcaaagatTGGGAAAGGGTTTAGTATAGCTTTCTTTTTTACACATGTAGGTCTTGTCCGGCTTCATTCTTTTCTAGTTAGCTCGAAGTTGTCTCCTCTTTCGTAGCTCAGAATAAGTGATGCCTAGGGAGGTCGATCCATTTCGAAGGCATGTGGAGGTTGTGGCGAACAAGTGGAAGTTTTGTGGCAAGGATTTTGGTGGAAGAGCTACAAGGATCAGGGCACACCTCGCGGGGGTTCTGGGCTACGGTATTAAACTATGCgagagagttgatgatcatgtGAGATCCCAAGCTTTGAAAGCAATGAAAGGTAAAAGTGCGGCGGATGCAACCAACAGGGGAGGTGCATCTATTGCGGTAACGTGATGAAGAAGTGACGGTATGGGCCAAATTGTAGTCCCTGGTAGTGACCATGCTTCGAGTCCCCATGACATGCAGAACTCGAATCGAAACGTCCCAGAGCAACCATCTTGCCCTCAGCAGAATGGCAGTGTTGCTGGTGTGGCTTCAGTAGATTGTCAGCATGAAGAGTCCTTGTGTCTCGCGGACATGCCTGCCGGTGATACAGAAATGCCGCCGCAACCCAATGGGCCAATTCAACGCTTGAATAATGAACATGGAAACGGAAAAAATTCATCGCTCCAGCAACCTTCAACTGATCCAGCGGCTTCGATCTTTCTTGATCCAAGTCAACTACCAGAGCTTTTTGATCAGTTTATTTATCTTGAGACAAGGTATGAACAACAGAATAGTAGAGGGCCATCACCATTGCAAAGTCATCGATCCCTTAATAACAGTGTGACAAATGGGTTGCATCAGTCAACTAGACCTGGTGTTGCTGTGCCTGGTCCTCGTCTCAGTGACACAAGTACAATTGGCACTCCCCAGCATCCCAATCAAACACATTCTGGCTTTGATGAACGATGGAGAGGTGAAAGTGCTTCATGTCTGCAAAAATATTCAGCATAGTGAGCATCTTATCTTCTTGATATGCCCCATCAGCCACAGTATTCCATTCCATCTTGTTATTCTGAGGAAATGCAAATGAATGACCTGCAGAATCGAACGGGTCCATCGTCATCACAAAATGATCAATCCCTTCATGTAGGCACTTCAAATTGTTTGCAAGACTGTAATCAAATCCCTATTGCTGAAGTAGTTCCGCTGTCCAATGCCACAATGGTAACCAATGCCGTTGAGCATTTAGTCAACAGCCACTTCTGCtatgtgatgaagaatgtgaaaaTGAGACTAGTTCCTTTCGCTCACAAGCTTTAATGGACATATCTCCGCCAAGTGCAGCACGGCCTTCCACTGGTCCTCACTCTTTTGAGAAACTGGACGTAGATTTTCAAGTTCCAAGGGCCGGAACTAACACAGAAGGCCCATCGTCATTACAAGGTATGCCTTGAAGTgatccttctcttctcttctcttttctactAATTGTCTCCTTATTTAACATCTCCCGTGTTTTCCTAATTACAGGCATATCCTTGAATGTTCATATATgtacttcctctctttttttaatgatgaatgTTATATGAGAATATCAAACAGATGTAAATGTTAGTTTCAGTGTAGATGTTTTGTGGGACTAAGTCTAGATTTTGACTATACTTACGCTCATGGcttgttttgaaaattcaatGGCTGATTGATCGGGATTGTAATAATGATTTTAATTTGCTTTACTTTTGCAACCAGCTTCCAGGCACCCTCCATGTCAAAGTCTTCCAGATCAACCTATTAATCTTGAGACAATGAACACAGAGCATCACCCAAgcgtgtcatcatcatcatcacagaATAACCAGTTCTTGATTACATGTATCGCACAAGCTCCAATGGACACAGACATGAGTAGTTCATCATCATCGCAAGGTACATGTTTATTCATCTAAATTGATCCTTATGTATTCTGATGTTACTTAATTAGGGAGAAGGATGAATGGTTACATTAGGATCTAACACATAAAATTCTTGATTCACAATTAGCTATTTACACAGGCATGCCAATCGCGAGTCATCCAAACACTGCCAACTTTGAAAATAATGGAGATTTGAAAAGAAAGGTAGAACGACTCTAAAATAGAGAAGCTGACATAAAGAATGACTTAGAATTTGCTGCATCTCTATCTCTGAAGAAGCAGAGAATAGAAGTTGTGAATTGGTTGACGAACGTGGAAAAGCTGAGGAAAAATTTCCAAAGTCTTGAATCAGTGAGCGCAGAAAATTTACCACCACAACAACAGGTGGATATGTTGATGAAAGAAGCAGAAGACCTTTTTATAAATAGCAAATTTCCAGAGGGACTGTTTGAGGTGGGAGATGCCAAAGTGAATATATTATTAGAACGAAAGTTGCAGGCAGGTAAGGCATTTGAGACAAATACTAAGAAGATCTTGTGGTGCCTAATAGAGGATCACATATCACGATTAGGAATTTATGGTATGGGGGGTGTCAGAAAACAACCATTATGGTGCACATACATTCCTAAAAAAAGCAAATCATATTAATGTATTGTGGATTGCTATGTCACAAGATCTCAACATACATAAGTTGCAAGGTGACATTTGGAAGGCGCTAAAATTAGGTGATCTGAAAGAAGAGGATACGATGAAACGAGCGGCAATGTTGTTTGATCAATTAAGTAAAAGAGGGAAGTCTGTACTTATCTTTGATGATGTATGGGAACATTTTGATCTTGATGAGGTGGGTATCCCTGTTGAAGCTGATGGACTTAAGTTGGTGTTAACAACTCGGTCCTTCGAAGTATGCCGCCAGATGCATTGTCAGGAGAAGATAAAAATCGAACCTTCGTCTCCTAAATGAGGCACAAAGCCTATTTTTGAAGGAACTTGGACCTGAAGCTCTTAGTTTGGAAATTGAAGCCGTTACGAAGCTAATTGTAGAAGAATGTGCTGGTCTACCACTAGGAATCGTCATGATGGCAAGAACCATGAGAGGAGTGAGTGATCTGTTTGAATGGAAGGATATCTTAGAGAGATTGAAAGAATCTAACATGGGGCAAATGGGTATGGAAAAGAAGGTCTTAGCAAGTTTTAAATTAAGCTACAGTCGCCTGAGTAATCATGAAGTCCAACAATGTTTCTTATGATGTGCACTTTATCCAGAAGACCGACTAATTCATAAGTTTGAGCTAATAGAATTTTTTATTGACGAAGGATTGATTGGTGGATTGGATAAGAGGGATAAATGTTATGATAGAGGTCTTACCATTATGaacaaacttgaaaatgttttcttgttGGAAAATGATCGGGGTATGGtcaagatgcatgatttgatcagaGATATGGCTTTGCATGTCATGAGTGCGACTTCCATGGTTAAAGCAGGCAAGGGTTTGACAAGGATTCTGAGTGAGGAATGCTGGATGGATGGTGTAGAGAAAGtttctttcatggagaattacATTAGGGTTATTCCATCAAACATGTCACCAAACTATCCTAAACTGGCGACTTTGCTATTAAATGGTAGCTTATGGGGGAATGTGCTGATCCCTAACTCTTTCTTCAAGCGATTGGAGGGGTTGAAGGTTCTAAACTTGAGTGGATGTGGGATCAGAGAGCTTCCCAATTCCATCTCAGATTTGGTAAACTTAAGGGCATCGTTGTTGAGGGAGTGTCGGGAATTGTCGTATTCCTTTTCTAGGAAAGCTGAGTTCATTGAGGACGTTGGATGTTCATGAATGTAGATATTTGAAAGAAGTGGAGGCCTTGGAAACGTTGGTAAACTTGAGATGCCTCGACTTATCCAAATCAGGTATAGAAAGATTAGTGGAAGGGAATTTGGCAGGTTTGGCAAACTTGCAATAGCTAAAGATTGTGGAAGTGAAGGGAAAAGACGTGACAAAGTTATGGGCATTGGAGACTCTTgattcttctttccagaagGTCGTTGATTTCAATAAATACataagatttctccaacagagtGGCCCTCATCACTATTACCAACTTGTGGtgaatcaagaaaaatcattgTTGTCTGTGAGTGTATATGATGATCCAAGATTTGGGACTTTGGAAAGGaaaatggacattgattgtTGCAATTATGCTATTGTCAGGGCAGGAGGGGAAAGCAATGAGGATTCTATGTTGATTGCGCAAGACGTGCAGAGATTGGTGGGAAAAAAATGTGGAGGCATGACAAATTTGTCCAACATCGGCCCGCTTGAAAGCCTCAAGGTGCTAATAATGGAAGAATGGGAAAACTTACAGACGCTTTGCGGAGGAGTAGATGAAGTAATCGACAATCATGACTTCCCTCTCCTATTCCCTAGTCTTAAGATGCTGACTGTCGAGAGATGTCCCAAACTGAAGTTTCGCTTTGGGAATCGTTCTAAAGTTACGCTTTCGCATCTACAGCAGATTGTGATAAAAAACTGTGAGGAATTACAAGGGATAACTGCAGCAGGAGCAATATTTGCGACGCCACTCCCTGCCTTCCCCAACCTAGAAAAGATTGTGATAGAGCACTGTGCCAACATGAAGAGCGTGGTGGAATTTGAGTTGCTGCCTCACCTTCCTAACCTAGACAGGTTACAGTACAGCATTTGTGAGAAAATGGAGGAGATACTAGGAAGGGCTCCCCAAACTATGCCATCCGGTGCCCTTTCTCTTCTTACATTTGTTTGGATAGAGTGATGCCCCAACGTGAGGAAGCTTCTTACTCATGAATTGCTGCTCCACCTCCCCAATATCCACGGCATTCTAGTCCATGACTGCAAAAGGATGGAGGAGATAATACGCTGTGAAGGATGACGGTGACAACTAGGAGATGAAGTAAGCTGCCTAAACATCAGTACCACCCATTCCTCCTTGCCAAAGTTAAACTTCTTGAATCTAATTACACTACCAGAACTGGAGAGCATAAATGATGGGACAATAAATTGTGATTCCATCCAATATATTAGATTAAGGGATTGTCTGAAGCTGAAGAGGATTCCTCTGCATCTGCCCATACTAAATAACAGCTTCCCTTCTCTTAGGGAGATAAGTGTAGATGATGAGGCAAGTTGGGAGTCACTGGAGTGGGGTCCTCCTCATGTCAAGTCTCTGCTTCGACCCTTTGTCCATTTTTAATTCTTCAATTAATTCCAGCATAACGTAAGTCATTATGCTAGTCCATcttcgtcttttctttttcccccctttcGTTTTCCAGTAGTAATACTAATTAGTTACTTTGAATTCTGCAGCCAGGTTTCATGCATATTATACTGAAGTTGAGTCTTCTCTTGGAACAAATATAATGGAGCTCTGCATATGTTGGATTCCTTTGTCTTCATTGGGATCTCATTCTGCTTGACTTCTTCCTGATGTCCGAGGTACTTCTGTTTTCTGTCATTCATATCTGTCATCACAGTCTCTGCTATATATTTGTTGGCAGCACCCTTTTACTATTAGACCTGATTCGAACAATCATTTCCCCTTCAAAaagcttttcattttccataatgCACTTTGTATTTGCTTTTGTTCATCTAATAGTGCAGACTAATCATTAAAAAAGTTTAGCACGTGTTTCTTGAGGTGTCTCCTACTTGATTGAACAGCTTGGATCACGACCTTTTTGCTTACATGTGGAGAATTGCATACTCAGTAGCCTTGTTGATTTCCCTTATCGTAAAGTTGACTATCATCAAGATTTTGAACCCCTTAAGAATCAATACATTCCATTGCTTTCTGTGGGAAGTTTGGGACAATGCTTATTACCTTTGGTAATGTGCTGTGTCTTTAGTTTCTGTCCAAGGGTTATTATTTAATGCTGGCTGTGGCTATGTTAAAGGTGATGCTCATTACTCTGCCAGTACCTGAAACATTATTTGCAAGGTTGACTTCAAACTTCTCCATAGATGCTTGTTGCCCCCGACTCCAACTTCAAATGAAGCAATTATTGCCTCCATCCGGATCATGCTCACATGTACCCTTAGATCAAGCAGATCCCACCTCATCTAACGGTGGATCTAAGCCACTCTCACATGATCCGTGTTcatctaatatttttttcttcaaatgaggCAACAATTTCACCCATGGATCCTCACTGTAAGTTTCTCTTTGCTTTCATCCACCTTCCATCCCGACACAATCAATGTTCATCACTTTGAACTCAGCCGCCTCAGTTAATCAATGCCAAGCCCATTATGAGTAGGAAATAGAAGTACCAaccttcccttcttccttggGGGAGTCTACGCGACCAGATATGCTGTTAGATAGTGCAAGTGTGTGGAATATGTATAGTTTATTGAAGAATagatatcaaatgcatttctagtAATATAGGTGATACTTAGACAAAGATAAGTTTATCCCGATTGTTAGAATGCCATTCCAGTCCATCGACTAAAAAACTATGCAACCAAACAAAGGTCCTGATGCAACCAAACCTGACGTAAGGCCACGTTTGGTGTAAAGAAGCGGACACTAGGACGGAATTATAGTTATGGTGCAGTAATGTAAGAATTTTGCATCATTTGGAATATCCCAACCGCATAGGAACTACTTCCTGTTCCAGCTTTTGCCAGTAATAAGATTTCTTCACTTATTAACCTATGGATTAGCTTTCCTTCCATTTCtggttaaaaaaatcaagacttcTGTTGGAATAATTTTCAATACATTTTCCTAGAATCCCACCTCCACTCTCATCACATTTTCTTTGGCAAAAGTACAttccaagtgccaaaacttaacaCAAGGGGTTaggtgccaaaagttatgaaagtgacacttaagtgtcacattttTTTATAAGTGCCATCTCCAGCGAACCTTACCGAAAATCtcacgtggcaatttttttattaattttgctcgCTTACATGGCTTGCTTGAGAGTTGACTTAGCAAAGaaacgcaaaaacgacgtcgttttggcatggatttgaattttaatataaagattaattaaattaaattataacaaatatatattaaaaaaagatattGCGAGTGGGAGGGCCCGCCGTTGCCGGAAGGACTAGCAACGGTGGGGGAGGTCGGCCTAGGTCGAGGGGGCTGTCGACCTCGGTCGATTGGAGGCGAGgactcgcgagccctcgcctagatctagggcgaggtCGTGCCCCCCTACCCTTGATTCGGTGAGGGTTGGCAGCCCTAGCCTAGCCCTAGCCTAGTTGCCTTCGATTGGCTGGGGTCGCCAAGCCTGGCCACCATCTCCGGCCCTTCTCGGTGACAGTGAGAAGGGCTCAGCCCGAGTCGccttcaatttccttttttaaaaataaatttagtttaaaatataatttaattcatttttatattaattatgtcacgccccgatcctcaagcacgcgcacatcccttaccttggtcgattttcaaatgcgatatcccaggactacatatcgccgaccctttcctttgtaatagcacatgcggaagcagttataaaaatccctagacaataaagcaatgggatatacAAGTAGGACTAGAAACTCGAACTTGAAAGCCAACACCCTATGTACATCTATAACACTCAatcatacatatacatatacaagcCATTTTAAAAAGATTGGTTTCTACTCAACAAGTTCCACAACAAAAGTCATCAGATTCTACTCTAGATCATCCTCGAGGTTCTCCTTCAGATACCCCTCTTTGAGTTCTTTCTCCTCAGGTCCTTCATCAAGGTcctaaaatgttgtcccacaaccgaaATGAGAttacgtctcaacaagttctatcccctaagacccgattaataaactaatacaccttagggctacCTAtacacaacatgagtcagaggattTACCTTAGTCTCAGATttcacctgcatattagcacgtATCAAATAGACACTCTaacaatcacatcactgatcgaaacatcgatcaaaccgacctagtcgattacacgccaataagaccactcacggtcaattccattcaatcaatcaatacaCAACATCACATTAaagcaatgaatcacatcaaatcacactcaaagcgaatcatcgatcaatcgacctagtcgattaaatGTCaataagaccactcacggtcaattctattcaatcaatcaatacaCAACATCATATTAaagcaatgaatcacatcaaatcacactcagattgaatcatcaatcaatcgacctagttgattacatgtcatccaaaTCATTCTCCACGGTGGAATATCTAGAAGTccggccacgtgcattctccaggacgacataCCAAGTCTCCAAGCCACGTGCCTTAAACCTTGggcccatgtgcattctctaaggcaacctcttcgccaaagtgatacatcaagtcaccgagccacatgcccttttagatgccattctcGAATACTGGACCCATGTGCATTATTCACGGAGGGATATCTAGTCACCGAGCCTACATGCATTCTTCAAGACGACATACGTATTCAttgagcccacgtgcattctccaaggtgatgcatcAGGTCACCGAGCCCACATGTCTCTTTAAGATGCCATACTGAATTAGTGggcccatgtgcattctccaaggcgatgcatcaagtcaccgagcccatgTGTCCCTTTAAGATGCCATACTGAATTagcgagcccacgtgcattctccaaggcgatgcatcaagtcaccgagcccacgtgtccctTTAAGATGTCATATTGAATTAGCGAGCCCACGTGGATTCTCTAAGGCAATGCATCAactcaccgagcccacgtgtccctTTAAGATGCCATACTGAATTagcgagcccacgtgcattctccaacatgatgcatcaagtcaccgagcccacgtgtccctTTAAGATGCCATACTGAATTAGCGagcccatgtgcattctccaaggtgatgcatcaagtcaccgagcccacgtgtctcttcaagatgcaaatgtactcattgagaccacgtgcattctccgagtaatgcatcaaattaccgagcccacgtgcccctTTTAGATGTCAAATGTACTTAttgagaccacgtgcattctccgagat
The window above is part of the Eucalyptus grandis isolate ANBG69807.140 chromosome 6, ASM1654582v1, whole genome shotgun sequence genome. Proteins encoded here:
- the LOC104451266 gene encoding probable disease resistance protein At4g27220; protein product: MLFDQLSKRGKSVLIFDDVWEHFDLDEVGIPVEADGLKLVLTTRSFEELGPEALSLEIEAVTKLIVEECAGLPLGIVMMARTMRGVSDLFEWKDILERLKESNMGQMGLIGGLDKRDKCYDRGLTIMNKLENVFLLENDRGMVKMHDLIRDMALHVMSATSMVKAGKGLTRILSEECWMDGVEKVSFMENYIRVIPSNMSPNYPKLATLLLNGSLWGNVLIPNSFFKRLEGLKVLNLSGCGIRELPNSISDLIFERSGGLGNVGKLEMPRLIQIRAGGESNEDSMLIAQDVQRLVGKKCGGMTNLSNIGPLESLKVLIMEEWENLQTLCGGVDEVIDNHDFPLLFPSLKMLTVERCPKLKFRFGNRSKVTLSHLQQIVIKNCEELQGITAAGAIFATPLPAFPNLEKIVIEHCANMKSVVEFELLPHLPNLDRLQYSICEKMEEILGRAPQTMPSGALSLLTFVWIE